A window of Ignicoccus hospitalis KIN4/I contains these coding sequences:
- the psmB gene encoding archaeal proteasome endopeptidase complex subunit beta — MSGPGATAVGIKVKDGVVLAAERRMSYGGFIMSKAARKVFKVGDRMGMACAGLYADMQAIARALENEIRYYEISNKRKMKVRSAARLLGLILYSNKLFPLMTETVFGGYDDEPRIFVLDPVGSVIEEKYSAVGTGAPLAMALLDKEYREDMSLEEAQNLAIESVKVASGRDSLSGDGIDVLVIPFGGKPSIRTVSLEA, encoded by the coding sequence TTGAGTGGCCCGGGGGCAACGGCAGTCGGAATTAAGGTAAAGGACGGCGTCGTGTTGGCGGCCGAGAGGAGGATGAGCTACGGAGGCTTCATAATGAGCAAAGCCGCTAGGAAGGTGTTTAAGGTAGGAGACAGGATGGGGATGGCGTGCGCCGGCCTTTACGCGGACATGCAAGCGATAGCTAGGGCTCTGGAGAACGAGATAAGGTACTACGAGATATCCAATAAGAGAAAAATGAAAGTGAGGTCCGCGGCGAGGCTGTTGGGACTCATCCTCTACTCGAACAAGCTGTTCCCGCTAATGACGGAAACGGTCTTCGGGGGCTACGACGACGAACCGAGGATATTCGTGTTGGACCCCGTCGGCTCCGTCATAGAGGAGAAGTACTCGGCCGTGGGGACCGGAGCGCCGCTAGCGATGGCCTTGTTGGACAAGGAGTATAGGGAGGACATGAGTTTGGAAGAGGCTCAAAACCTAGCCATAGAGAGCGTGAAGGTAGCGAGCGGACGCGACAGCTTGTCCGGCGACGGTATAGACGTATTGGTCATTCCGTTCGGGGGCAAGCCCAGCATAAGGACAGTAAGCTTAGAGGCCTGA
- a CDS encoding NAD(P)/FAD-dependent oxidoreductase: MRDALVVGAGPAGLTAAATLKQYGVEPLVIEAERVMATVYSYAWKPVENYPGFDGKRAIEIARAFEEMQKFFGVEVVEKERVVKAWKEGDKIVLGTQSGNEYEGKVLIIAIGILGKPRRLGIPNEDAPNVHYIVKDPTAFAGSKVVVVGGGDTAVDTATVLAESGAQVTIVHRRDQFRAPMRSIERMVRAGVKMVLNSVPKEIIAKDGKATALVVTHKEGGETVLPLDHLVISIGFEPPDLEWVKSLGVNMRGKEILVDDKMRTNVKGVFAAGDITPAPKRILVAAAQGYIAGFTAFRYIRTGVW, encoded by the coding sequence ATGAGGGACGCGCTGGTGGTGGGCGCCGGACCAGCCGGCCTGACGGCGGCCGCCACCCTCAAGCAGTACGGCGTAGAGCCTTTGGTGATAGAGGCGGAGAGGGTAATGGCCACGGTTTACTCATACGCTTGGAAGCCCGTGGAAAACTACCCCGGGTTCGACGGGAAAAGGGCAATAGAAATTGCTAGAGCCTTCGAAGAGATGCAGAAGTTCTTCGGGGTGGAGGTAGTTGAGAAGGAGAGGGTCGTTAAGGCGTGGAAGGAGGGGGATAAGATAGTGCTGGGCACCCAGAGCGGGAACGAGTACGAAGGGAAGGTCCTCATAATAGCTATAGGCATACTGGGCAAGCCCAGGAGGCTAGGCATTCCCAACGAGGACGCGCCCAACGTTCACTATATAGTTAAGGATCCTACAGCTTTCGCGGGTTCTAAGGTAGTTGTCGTCGGCGGGGGAGACACAGCCGTCGACACGGCGACCGTGTTAGCCGAGAGCGGGGCCCAAGTAACCATAGTTCACCGCAGGGACCAGTTCAGGGCCCCCATGAGGAGCATCGAAAGGATGGTGAGGGCCGGAGTTAAGATGGTATTGAACAGCGTTCCCAAGGAGATAATAGCAAAGGATGGCAAGGCCACGGCTTTGGTGGTGACCCACAAGGAGGGGGGCGAGACGGTGCTCCCTCTGGACCACTTGGTCATATCCATAGGCTTCGAGCCCCCGGACTTGGAGTGGGTCAAGTCTCTCGGAGTTAACATGAGGGGTAAAGAAATACTAGTGGACGATAAGATGAGGACGAACGTTAAGGGGGTGTTCGCGGCAGGGGACATAACTCCGGCCCCCAAGAGGATACTGGTGGCGGCGGCCCAAGGTTACATTGCCGGGTTCACGGCTTTTAGGTACATACGCACTGGCGTGTGGTAA
- a CDS encoding TRM11 family SAM-dependent methyltransferase, giving the protein MEVLYFVTSGAHRTIPLEEIEALHEVYSCPLEVLSVHYNLVLAKASFECSKRIVERSAFVKEVGKVCAVCDEVACDWFEDCSFERLRFRKLGGLTPPRTRAFPTVPGAGEAIATAVEGFLIISKERALRRLGRSPKGPFFSPGSMDPLLARAMVNLSRVRPGERFLDPFCGTGVIAQEAWRVGALSFCADLDPSMVYGSRINAQHVGAEAEHVLQDSAQMPFRRSSFSAIATDPPYGRSVLSLGHSAEELLLEFLQEARRVLKAGSWVVFAASTSINAEEMIKRAFLKLNKCHTMRVHRSLARYVCTAYTGR; this is encoded by the coding sequence TTGGAAGTCCTCTACTTCGTGACCTCCGGGGCCCACAGGACTATTCCCTTGGAAGAGATAGAGGCCCTGCACGAGGTCTACTCGTGTCCTTTGGAAGTCCTCTCGGTCCATTACAACTTAGTCTTGGCCAAGGCAAGCTTCGAGTGCTCTAAGAGGATTGTCGAAAGGAGCGCCTTCGTGAAAGAGGTAGGCAAGGTGTGCGCGGTCTGCGACGAGGTGGCGTGCGACTGGTTCGAGGATTGCTCCTTCGAGCGCCTAAGGTTTAGGAAGCTAGGGGGCTTAACCCCTCCGCGGACGAGGGCCTTCCCGACGGTGCCGGGCGCGGGGGAAGCTATCGCCACGGCCGTCGAGGGTTTCCTCATAATAAGTAAGGAGAGGGCGCTCAGGAGGCTCGGGAGGAGCCCAAAGGGCCCCTTCTTCTCTCCCGGTTCCATGGATCCGCTCCTCGCCAGAGCCATGGTCAACTTGAGCAGGGTTAGGCCGGGGGAGCGCTTCTTGGACCCCTTCTGCGGCACCGGCGTGATAGCCCAAGAGGCTTGGAGGGTGGGGGCGCTCAGCTTTTGCGCGGACTTGGACCCGAGCATGGTGTACGGCTCTAGGATAAACGCTCAACACGTGGGGGCGGAGGCGGAGCACGTGCTCCAAGACTCCGCCCAGATGCCTTTTAGGAGATCTTCGTTCTCGGCTATAGCCACCGACCCCCCTTACGGGAGGAGCGTGTTGAGCTTGGGGCACTCGGCGGAGGAGCTCTTGTTGGAGTTCCTACAAGAGGCGAGGAGGGTGTTGAAGGCCGGCTCATGGGTTGTCTTCGCCGCCTCGACGTCGATAAACGCCGAGGAGATGATCAAAAGAGCGTTCTTAAAGTTGAACAAGTGTCATACCATGAGGGTCCACCGCAGCTTAGCTAGGTACGTATGTACCGCTTATACGGGTCGATAA
- a CDS encoding flavodoxin family protein, which translates to MKVLGLLGSPRRYGNSFKGLMMALKAAERFGAETEWLHLYELDVKPCLGCASEDVKACRYPCVIKDDMKIIYDKVLEADGIIFATPVYWYSPSAVMKNVIDRLTALENMIHIDGKSWMDGKVVGFVATGNDSGAMFAVAQMMSILNSMGAVIPPWSMAYINGPGDALELKNFVLDALNVGRSVVMMIKAMRGEKVEKWYDPDLLEWYEREVKPWLIRVVKEEEEKAEKPWKSSTS; encoded by the coding sequence ATGAAAGTTTTAGGCTTGTTAGGGTCTCCGAGGAGGTACGGCAACTCCTTCAAGGGGCTTATGATGGCCCTCAAGGCGGCGGAGCGGTTCGGCGCGGAGACCGAGTGGCTCCACTTGTACGAGCTGGACGTGAAGCCTTGTCTCGGCTGCGCGTCGGAGGACGTGAAGGCTTGTAGGTACCCTTGCGTTATTAAGGACGACATGAAGATAATTTACGACAAGGTCTTGGAAGCGGACGGCATAATATTCGCTACGCCCGTCTATTGGTACTCCCCGAGCGCGGTGATGAAGAACGTCATAGACCGCTTAACTGCATTGGAAAATATGATACACATAGATGGGAAGAGTTGGATGGACGGAAAGGTGGTGGGCTTCGTGGCCACGGGCAACGACAGCGGCGCGATGTTTGCGGTAGCGCAGATGATGTCTATCCTAAACTCCATGGGGGCCGTGATACCTCCGTGGAGCATGGCTTACATAAACGGTCCTGGAGACGCCTTGGAGTTAAAGAACTTCGTCTTGGATGCGTTAAACGTTGGAAGGAGCGTGGTAATGATGATTAAGGCTATGAGGGGCGAGAAGGTTGAAAAGTGGTACGACCCGGACTTGCTCGAGTGGTACGAGAGGGAAGTAAAACCTTGGCTAATTCGGGTCGTAAAGGAAGAGGAGGAGAAGGCTGAGAAGCCTTGGAAGTCCTCTACTTCGTGA
- a CDS encoding [LysW]-aminoadipate/[LysW]-glutamate kinase has translation MIVVKAGGRTLLNNMDEIVKSISRLEKAVFVHGGGDLVDEWERKMGMEPQFKVSASGIKFRYTDEKELEVFVAVLGGLLNKKIVASFASYGRGAVGLTGADGPSVIAERKKKVIVQEKVGERLVKRAIAGGYTGKIKEVKTDLIKALVERGLVPVVAPIALSPEGELLNVNGDQMAAELAKALSAEYLVLLTDVPGVLMDGKVVPEIKSSEAEEVAKKVGPGMNIKIIMAGRVASGGTKVVICDGTVPDPLKCLEERSGTWVVP, from the coding sequence ATGATAGTAGTAAAAGCCGGTGGCAGGACGTTGTTGAACAACATGGATGAGATAGTCAAGAGCATTTCTCGGTTAGAGAAGGCGGTGTTCGTGCACGGAGGGGGAGACCTAGTGGACGAGTGGGAGAGGAAAATGGGGATGGAACCCCAGTTCAAGGTCTCCGCCTCCGGGATAAAATTTAGGTACACGGACGAGAAGGAGCTCGAAGTGTTCGTAGCGGTCCTCGGGGGTTTGTTGAATAAGAAGATAGTCGCCTCCTTCGCCTCCTACGGGAGGGGCGCGGTAGGGCTGACCGGAGCCGACGGGCCGAGCGTGATAGCGGAGAGGAAGAAGAAAGTTATCGTCCAAGAAAAGGTGGGCGAGAGGCTCGTAAAGAGGGCCATCGCCGGCGGCTATACGGGCAAGATAAAGGAGGTGAAAACGGACCTAATCAAGGCCTTAGTGGAGAGGGGCTTGGTACCGGTAGTCGCTCCCATAGCGCTGAGCCCCGAGGGCGAGCTCTTGAACGTAAACGGGGACCAGATGGCGGCTGAACTGGCTAAGGCGTTGTCCGCGGAGTACCTCGTACTCTTGACCGACGTTCCCGGAGTTCTGATGGACGGGAAGGTGGTACCCGAGATAAAGTCCTCAGAGGCGGAAGAGGTGGCCAAGAAGGTGGGCCCTGGGATGAACATCAAAATAATAATGGCGGGAAGGGTCGCCTCCGGGGGGACCAAAGTGGTCATATGCGACGGCACCGTCCCCGACCCCCTGAAGTGTTTGGAAGAGAGGAGCGGGACGTGGGTGGTGCCTTGA